One part of the Solanum dulcamara chromosome 8, daSolDulc1.2, whole genome shotgun sequence genome encodes these proteins:
- the LOC129899274 gene encoding mitochondrial arginine transporter BAC2-like yields the protein MDFWPEFLASSWGKEFVAGGFGGIAGIVSGYPLDTIRVRQQSCTPASAINILRHVAATEGPIALYRGMAAPLASVTFQNAMAFQIYAVLSRSFDRNVPASDPPSYKGVALGGFGTGALQSLMLTPVELVKIRLQLQQRNILDNKNQITSCKGPTDVARSIFRQEGWRGIYRGLTITVLRDAPAHGLYFWTYEYVREKLHPGCRKNGQESFRTMLVAGGLAGVASWICCYPLDVIKTRFQAQSQSTPLRYTGIVDCFMRSVKQEGYNVLWRGLGTAVARAFVVNGAIFTAYETALRCLFINNNNHANIKTENAF from the exons ATGGATTTCTGGCCAGAGTTTCTAGCAAGTAGTTGGGGAAAAGAATTTGTTGCTGGTGGATTCGGAGGAATAGCAGGTATTGTATCGGGTTATCCTCTTGATACCATTAGAGTCCGTCAACAAAGTTGTACGCCTGCTTCTGCTATCAACATCCTCCGCCATGTTGCCGCCACTGAAGGTCCTATCGCTCTCTACAGAGGCATGGCTGCTCCTCTTGCTTCCGTCACCTTTCAG AATGCCATGGCATTTCAGATTTATGCAGTGCTATCGCGGTCATTTGACAGGAATGTTCCAGCCAGTGATCCACCCTCCTACAAAGGAGTGGCCTTAGGTGGATTTGGAACAGGAGCATTACAAAGTCTAATGCTCACCCCTGTCGAACTTGTGAAAATTCGACTCCAGTTGCAACAGAGAAATATCCTGGATAACAAAAATCAAATAACTAGTTGTAAGGGTCCAACTGATGTGGCAAGAAGCATATTCAGACAAGAAGGATGGAGGGGAATTTATCGCGGATTAACAATTACAGTCCTCAGAGATGCACCAGCTCACGGCCTATATTTCTGGACATACGAGTATGTTAGAGAGAAACTTCATCCAGGATGTCGTAAGAATGGTCAAGAGAGCTTTAGAACAATGCTTGTAGCAGGTGGTCTTGCAGGAGTAGCTAGCTGGATATGCTGCTATCCTCTAGATGTTATTAAAACTCGATTCCAAGCTCAATCACAATCTACACCGTTGAGATATACTGGCATTGTTGATTGCTTCATGCGAAGTGTGAAACAAGAGGGATACAATGTGCTCTGGCGAGGTTTGGGAACTGCAGTTGCCAGAGCATTTGTAGTGAATGGAGCTATATTCACTGCCTACGAAACTGCCTTAAGGTGCCTtttcatcaacaacaataatcacgCGAATATTAAAACTGAAAATGCATTCTAA
- the LOC129899276 gene encoding uncharacterized protein LOC129899276, with protein MEELYRKPQMLLKKTFQKTKNLFLKTLHNLNSFLFRSHHKLPKVCHFNPFFSRSNRIPSSIIQELDDFYRDFPQQWECRNQNEVLERKSVREELVMKDQKQKREDAFLRNTSKGEILVQKMKELEMMDEEDMDQMMDIKEVLYYYSYLKCPVYLDIVDRYFMDMYNELSLPQTFINVNSSM; from the coding sequence ATGGAGGAGTTGTACAGAAAGCCACAAATGCTGCTTAAGAAAACCTTTCAAAAAACCAAGAACCTGTTCCTCAAAACACTGCATAATCTCAATTCATTTCTCTTTAGAAGTCACCACAAGTTACCTAAAGTTTGTCACTTCAATCCCTTCTTCTCTCGCAGCAACCGAATTCCAAGCAGCATTATTCAGGAATTGGATGATTTCTACAGAGACTTTCCTCAACAATGGGAATGTAGGAACCAAAATGAAGTTCTAGAGAGAAAGAGCGTTCGTGAAGAATTAGTTATGAAAGACCAGAAACAAAAAAGGGAAGATGCATTCCTTCGAAACACAAGTAAAGGTGAGATATTAGTACAGAAGATGAAGGAACTAGAGATGATGGATGAGGAAGATATGGATCAAATGATGGACATAAAAGAAGTGCTCTACTACTACTCTTACCTAAAATGTCCAGTTTACCTTGACATTGTTGACAGGTATTTCATGGACATGTATAATGAGTTATCACTTCCACAAACATTCATCAATGTCAACAGTTCAATGTGA
- the LOC129898679 gene encoding uncharacterized protein LOC129898679 has translation MLDSWKKNKFYSKCKSTIRQTKTRIEMIRKKRNSMQKYLMNDIADLIKSGLDVNAYDRTEGLLVELNLLSCYDFLDQYCEQILSQLDTISTQRECPENCKETVGSLMCAAARLADLPELRQLRTMFNERYGNSLESCVNNQFAAKLKPVPHKMDVKLRLMQDIAAEYGVEWNSKALQQMLYEQKHVDVLGNNKESEDALSNHENVRHHHTQSGDSTTKISSEYNCVDDAVDNASAKQKSGQKDSGHEPIGEISSHRNRDGPSGRTTSLPVELEQISPEDQVKGHTRANSCTPDMFGHVHPRVPNYEEVVARLTGLGGKSKE, from the exons atgttgGACTCGTggaagaaaaacaaattttattCCAAATG CAAGTCTACAATCAGGCAGACGAAAACTCGAATCGAAATGATCAGGAAGAAAAGAAATTCAATGCAGAAATACTTGATGAATGATATAGCTGACCTTATAAAATCTGGATTGGATGTTAACGCTTACGACAGG ACTGAAGGCCTTCTAGTTGAGCTGAATCTCTTGAGCTGTTATGATTTCTTGGATCAATATTGTGAGCAGATTCTTAGTCAGCTTGACACCATAAGTACACAGAG GGAATGCCCCGAAAATTGCAAGGAAACTGTGGGATCTTTGATGTGTGCAGCGGCAAGACTAGCAGACCTTCCTGAATTACGTCAACTGAGGACGATGTTTAATGAAAGATATGGAAATTCCCTTGAATCTTGTGTCAATAATCAG TTTGCTGCGAAATTAAAGCCAGTACCACATAAAATGGACGTGAAACTACGGTTGATGCAAGATATAGCAGCAGAATATGGCGTAGAATGGAATTCAAAGGCTTTGCAACAAATGCTATATGAACAAAAGCACGTGGATGTATTAGGTAACAATAAAGAGTCTGAAGATGCTCTATCCAATCATGAGAATGTGAGGCATCATCATACTCAATCAGGAGACAGCACAACAAAAATCAGTTCTGAATATAATTGTGTTGATGATGCAGTTGATAATGCTAGCGCAAAACAAAAATCTGGTCAAAAAGATTCAGGACATGAACCAATTGGTGAAATCTCTAGTCATAGAAACCGAGATGGTCCTTCAGGCAGAACAACATCCCTTCCAGTTGAATTGGAACAAATAAGTCCTGAAGATCAAGTGAAAGGACACACTCGAGCAAATTCCTGTACGCCTGATATGTTTGGGCATGTCCATCCAAGGGTACCAAACTATGAGGAGGTTGTTGCTCGCCTGACAGGTCTCGGTGGAAAATCAAAAGAATGA